One genomic window of Punica granatum isolate Tunisia-2019 chromosome 1, ASM765513v2, whole genome shotgun sequence includes the following:
- the LOC116189090 gene encoding 8-hydroxygeraniol dehydrogenase-like: MAKSPEQEHPVKAFGWAARDTSGHLSPFQFSRRATGENDVTFKVLYCGICHSDLHSIRNEWGDAMYPMVPGHEIVGVVEEVGSKVTKFKAGDRVGVGCLVGSCGSCESCDSDFENYCPKFIPTYNSIYHDGTLTYGGYSNIMTADEHFMVAIPDSLPLDAVAPLLCAGATVYSPLKYYGLDKPGLHLGVVGLGGLGHIAVKFAKAMGLKVTVIDICPEKEQYAMERLGADAFMLSQDNEQMQSAMATMDGIIDTVPVVHPLLPLIRLVKSHGKLLMVGIPDKPLQLPAFPLLSGRKLVGGSLMGGLKETQEMINFAAKHNITSDIEVIKMDYVNTAMERLEKADVRFRFVIDIGNSFNSTA, encoded by the exons ATGGCAAAATCGCCCGAACAAGAGCATCCCGTGAAGGCCTTCGGCTGGGCTGCCCGGGACACCTCCGGCCATCTTTCTCCTTTCCAATTCTCTCGAAG GGCAACAGGAGAGAATGATGTTACCTTCAAGGTGTTGTACTGTGGGATATGCCACTCCGACCTCCATAGCATTAGAAACGAATGGGGAGATGCCATGTATCCTATGGTGCCAGG GCACGAGATCGTGGGAGTGGTGGAAGAAGTAGGCTCCAAGGTGACGAAGTTTAAGGCTGGTGACAGGGTTGGTGTTGGGTGCTTGGTCGGGTCATGTGGTTCCTGTGAGAGCTGTGACAGTGATTTCGAAAACTACTGCCCTAAATTCATTCCCACCTACAATAGCATATACCATGATGGCACCTTGACCTACGGGGGCTATTCCAACATCATGACGGCGGATGAGCACTTCATGGTGGCGATTCCCGACAGTCTGCCGCTCGATGCGGTGGCTCCACTCCTATGTGCTGGGGCCACTGTCTACAGTCCATTGAAGTACTATGGACTTGATAAGCCCGGGCTTCATCTCGGTGTGGTCGGGCTCGGTGGATTGGGCCACATTGCCGTCAAGTTTGCCAAGGCCATGGGCCTCAAGGTGACTGTCATCGATATCTGCCCCGAGAAAGAGCAGTATGCCATGGAGCGCCTCGGAGCTGACGCATTCATGCTTAGTCAAGACAATGAACAAATGCAG TCCGCTATGGCCACAATGGATGGTATCATCGATACAGTCCCGGTAGTTCATCCTCTCCTACCTTTGATTCGTCTGGTGAAGAGCCATGGCAAGCTACTTATGGTTGGTATACCGGACAAGCCACTCCAGTTACCCGCCTTCCCACTGCTCTCGG GTCGGAAGCTTGTCGGGGGGAGTTTGATGGGTGGGCTGAAGGAGACACAAGAGATGATAAATTTCGCTGCAAAGCACAACATCACGTCGGACATCGAAGTTATTAAGATGGACTATGTAAACACCGCAATGGAGAGACTTGAAAAGGCGGACGTCAGATTCCGATTCGTGATAGACATTGGGAACTCATTTAACTCTACTGCCTGA